One window of Sinorhizobium numidicum genomic DNA carries:
- a CDS encoding SDR family oxidoreductase translates to MSDGRVLLVTGGSRGIGAAVCIGAASEGWRIAVNYASNRQAAEDVVRLISKAGGSAIAIEGDVGSEDGVRAIFSTVDAAFGRLDGLVNNAGIIGSPQRVDQISPERLERMFRVNVTGAIRCAAQAVLRMSTHHGGRGGSIVNLSSVAAVLGAPGQYVDYAASKGAIDSFTVGLAREVASEGIRVNAVRPGIIDTYIHASGGLPDRARDLAPTIPMQRPGSAGEVADAILYLLSDKATYVTGAILNVSGGR, encoded by the coding sequence ATGAGTGACGGGCGCGTTCTTCTCGTCACCGGCGGCAGCCGCGGCATCGGTGCTGCCGTCTGTATTGGAGCGGCAAGCGAGGGCTGGCGAATTGCGGTCAATTACGCATCCAATCGGCAGGCGGCCGAGGATGTCGTCCGTCTCATCTCGAAAGCGGGCGGGTCTGCGATCGCGATTGAAGGCGATGTTGGATCAGAAGACGGAGTCAGGGCAATCTTTTCCACCGTCGACGCCGCCTTTGGTCGGCTGGACGGCCTCGTCAACAACGCCGGCATCATCGGCTCGCCGCAGCGTGTCGACCAGATTTCGCCCGAACGGCTGGAGCGGATGTTCCGCGTCAATGTGACCGGGGCGATCCGTTGCGCGGCGCAAGCGGTGCTCCGGATGTCGACGCATCACGGCGGTCGGGGCGGTTCGATCGTCAATCTCTCTTCCGTCGCTGCCGTCCTGGGTGCGCCGGGGCAATATGTCGACTATGCCGCCTCGAAGGGCGCGATCGACAGCTTCACCGTCGGCCTGGCGCGCGAAGTTGCGTCAGAAGGCATTCGCGTGAACGCGGTTCGCCCGGGCATCATTGATACGTATATTCACGCTTCCGGCGGACTGCCGGACCGCGCCCGTGACTTGGCTCCAACTATTCCCATGCAGCGTCCCGGAAGCGCCGGCGAAGTTGCCGATGCAATTCTCTATCTCCTGTCGGATAAGGCGACTTATGTGACGGGAGCCATTCTCAATGTCAGCGGCGGACGATAA
- a CDS encoding VOC family protein: protein MTSEGKIPPIQVHLCVNGGLAAIAFYEKAFGAVNTFHQMAEDGKRVMHANLALFSGEIMLHDEFPEFGMSIKSPHTAGGASVAININLPKPEEVDSAYAKAVAAGASTVMEPQDTFWEARYARIEDPFGHIWAFNAPVAKS, encoded by the coding sequence ATGACATCCGAAGGGAAAATTCCCCCCATTCAAGTGCATCTTTGCGTCAACGGCGGTCTTGCCGCTATCGCCTTCTACGAGAAGGCGTTCGGCGCCGTGAACACGTTTCACCAGATGGCCGAGGACGGCAAACGCGTGATGCATGCCAATCTCGCCCTTTTTAGTGGCGAGATCATGCTGCATGACGAGTTTCCGGAATTCGGCATGAGCATAAAGTCGCCGCACACGGCCGGAGGCGCGAGCGTTGCGATCAACATCAATCTACCGAAACCGGAAGAGGTAGATTCGGCTTACGCCAAGGCGGTCGCTGCAGGGGCATCGACAGTGATGGAGCCGCAGGATACGTTCTGGGAAGCACGCTATGCGCGCATCGAGGATCCCTTCGGCCACATCTGGGCCTTCAACGCACCGGTCGCAAAATCATGA
- a CDS encoding LysE family transporter yields the protein MSNYLVELASLMVIFSFAIVSPGADLAMVMRQSLVHSRRQAIITAFGIGTSLMFHVTYTILGLGLIISQSIYLFNIVKWCGVAYLIYIGIKALRASQTGISVEAGQITGSGKRQSALKAFGLGFAANALNPKPVFFFLSIFSTVVSAQTPMMIKFGYGLVMANSLILWFVGVSLFMTTPRMRAAFTRASKWIDRASGLVFIALGLKLATEKAA from the coding sequence ATGAGCAATTACCTGGTCGAACTGGCATCGCTGATGGTGATTTTCTCCTTCGCCATCGTTTCGCCCGGCGCGGACCTCGCGATGGTGATGCGGCAGTCGCTCGTCCATAGCCGCCGCCAGGCGATCATCACCGCGTTCGGCATCGGCACGTCGCTGATGTTCCACGTCACCTATACGATTCTTGGGCTGGGACTGATCATTTCCCAGTCCATCTATCTCTTCAACATCGTCAAATGGTGCGGCGTCGCCTACCTCATCTATATCGGCATCAAAGCGCTGCGTGCCAGCCAGACAGGGATATCCGTGGAGGCGGGACAGATCACCGGCTCGGGCAAAAGGCAGTCGGCACTGAAGGCCTTCGGCCTCGGCTTCGCGGCCAATGCACTTAACCCCAAGCCGGTCTTCTTCTTCCTGTCCATCTTCTCGACCGTCGTCAGCGCGCAGACGCCGATGATGATCAAGTTCGGCTACGGCCTCGTCATGGCGAACTCACTGATCCTCTGGTTCGTCGGCGTCAGCCTGTTCATGACGACGCCGCGGATGCGGGCCGCCTTCACGCGCGCCAGCAAGTGGATCGACCGGGCAAGCGGTCTCGTTTTCATCGCGCTCGGCCTGAAACTCGCGACGGAAAAGGCGGCGTGA
- the lpdA gene encoding dihydrolipoyl dehydrogenase, which translates to MAYDLVVIGSGPGGYVCAIKAAQLGMKVAVVEKRSTYGGTCLNIGCIPSKALLHASEMFHHASHGLDALGVEVASPTLNLEKMMAHKDATVKSNVDGVSFLFKKNKIEGFQGTGKLLGQGKVSVTNEKGEEQILEAKNVVIATGSDVAGIPGVEVAFDEKIIISSTGGLELEKVPASMIVVGGGVIGLELGSVWARLGAKVTVVEFLDTILGGMDGEVAKQLQRMLTKQGIDFKLGAKVTGVAKPGSGARVTFEPVKGGEAITLDAEVVLIATGRKPCSEGLGLAKAGVVLDAGGRIEIDRHFQTSITGVYAIGDVVRGPMLAHKAEDEGVAVAEIIAGQAGHVNYDVIPSVVYTQPEVASVGKTEEELKAAGVAYKVGKFPFTANGRARAMQATDGFVKILADKETDRVLGGHVVGFGAGEMIHEIAVLMEFGGSSEDLGRTCHAHPTMSEAVKEAALSTFFKPIHM; encoded by the coding sequence ATGGCTTATGATCTCGTCGTTATCGGAAGCGGCCCGGGCGGCTATGTGTGCGCCATCAAAGCGGCGCAGTTGGGCATGAAGGTTGCCGTCGTCGAGAAGCGCAGCACCTATGGCGGCACCTGCCTCAACATCGGCTGCATCCCTTCGAAGGCCCTGCTGCATGCTTCCGAGATGTTCCATCACGCTTCGCACGGATTGGATGCGCTGGGCGTGGAGGTCGCGAGCCCGACGCTCAATCTCGAAAAGATGATGGCCCACAAGGACGCGACCGTTAAGTCGAACGTCGACGGCGTCTCCTTCCTGTTCAAGAAGAACAAGATCGAGGGGTTCCAGGGCACGGGCAAGCTTCTCGGCCAAGGCAAGGTGTCGGTCACCAATGAAAAGGGTGAGGAGCAGATACTCGAAGCCAAGAACGTGGTCATCGCGACCGGTTCCGACGTCGCCGGCATTCCAGGTGTCGAAGTCGCATTCGACGAGAAGATCATCATTTCCTCGACCGGTGGGCTGGAACTGGAAAAGGTGCCAGCAAGCATGATCGTCGTCGGCGGCGGCGTCATCGGTCTAGAGCTCGGCTCGGTCTGGGCGCGTCTCGGCGCCAAGGTGACCGTCGTCGAGTTCCTCGACACGATCCTCGGCGGCATGGACGGCGAGGTCGCCAAGCAACTGCAGCGGATGTTGACGAAGCAGGGCATCGATTTCAAGCTCGGCGCCAAAGTGACCGGCGTCGCGAAACCGGGCAGCGGCGCGAGAGTCACCTTCGAGCCGGTCAAGGGCGGCGAGGCGATCACGCTCGATGCGGAGGTGGTGCTGATCGCGACCGGCCGCAAGCCTTGCTCCGAAGGCCTGGGTCTTGCAAAGGCGGGTGTTGTCCTCGACGCGGGCGGCCGGATCGAGATCGACCGTCACTTTCAGACGAGCATAACGGGCGTATACGCGATCGGCGACGTCGTGCGCGGGCCGATGCTCGCCCACAAGGCCGAGGACGAAGGCGTTGCCGTGGCGGAGATCATCGCCGGACAGGCCGGCCACGTGAACTACGACGTCATCCCGAGCGTCGTCTATACCCAGCCTGAGGTCGCCTCGGTCGGCAAGACGGAGGAGGAACTGAAGGCTGCCGGAGTGGCCTACAAGGTCGGCAAGTTCCCGTTTACCGCCAATGGCCGCGCCCGTGCGATGCAGGCGACGGACGGTTTCGTCAAGATCCTCGCCGATAAGGAAACCGATCGGGTGCTCGGCGGCCATGTCGTCGGCTTCGGCGCCGGCGAAATGATCCATGAGATTGCCGTGCTGATGGAATTCGGCGGATCGTCGGAGGACCTCGGTCGCACCTGCCATGCCCATCCGACAATGTCCGAAGCGGTGAAGGAAGCGGCACTCTCCACCTTCTTCAAGCCTATCCACATGTGA
- a CDS encoding MAPEG family protein yields the protein MSLELSYLLWSAVLAFAYVTAQAGAYRLQNGIVEVDPNRDIQPPADVLTGRATRALRNFHETYPVFVVLVIVVEFTGRSGALTECGTVIWFWARAAYLPIYVGGLGLVRSAVWAVSAAGLVLMLAGILI from the coding sequence ATGTCGCTGGAACTAAGTTACCTGCTCTGGAGCGCCGTGCTTGCCTTCGCCTATGTTACGGCGCAGGCAGGTGCCTATCGCTTGCAGAACGGGATTGTCGAGGTTGACCCCAACCGCGACATCCAGCCGCCGGCGGATGTGCTCACAGGACGGGCAACGCGGGCGCTTCGCAATTTCCACGAGACCTATCCGGTGTTTGTCGTTCTCGTCATCGTCGTAGAGTTCACCGGGCGAAGCGGAGCACTGACCGAGTGTGGAACTGTGATCTGGTTCTGGGCAAGGGCCGCCTATCTGCCGATCTATGTCGGCGGCCTCGGGTTGGTTCGTTCGGCGGTATGGGCGGTATCGGCGGCGGGCCTTGTCCTGATGCTTGCGGGCATTCTCATCTAG